The following proteins are co-located in the Spinactinospora alkalitolerans genome:
- a CDS encoding 3-isopropylmalate dehydrogenase has protein sequence MAARTVKLAVIPGDGIGPEVVAEGLKVLSAVAPRHDLALDATEYELGAKRWHATGETLPDSVEEELRGHEAIFLGAVGDPSVPSGVLERGLLLRLRFNLSHYVNLRPVRLYPGVSTPLADAAPEDVDMLVVREGTEGPYAGMGGVLRKGTPGEIATQDSVNTRFGVERVVRYAFGKAAARPRKKLTLVHKDNVLTFAGELWQRVVREVGAEYSDVSVDYLHVDAASMFFVTQPRRFDVVVTDNLFGDIITDLGAAIAGGIGLAASGNINPEPEFPSMFEPVHGSAPDIAGQSKADPTATVLSAAIMLDHLGYADAARQVEQAVGEDLQARAKDATVRSTAQIGDDIAARVATQG, from the coding sequence ATGGCTGCTCGCACCGTGAAGTTGGCCGTCATCCCCGGTGACGGCATCGGCCCCGAGGTCGTCGCCGAAGGACTCAAGGTCCTCTCGGCCGTCGCCCCCCGGCACGATCTCGCCCTCGACGCCACCGAGTACGAACTCGGCGCCAAGCGGTGGCACGCCACCGGCGAGACGCTCCCCGACTCGGTGGAGGAGGAGCTGCGCGGGCACGAGGCCATCTTCCTCGGCGCCGTGGGCGATCCCTCGGTGCCCAGCGGTGTGCTGGAGCGCGGCCTGCTGCTGCGCCTGCGCTTCAACCTCTCGCACTACGTCAACCTGCGTCCCGTGCGGCTCTACCCCGGCGTGAGCACCCCGCTGGCCGACGCGGCCCCCGAGGACGTCGACATGCTGGTCGTGCGCGAGGGCACCGAGGGCCCCTACGCCGGCATGGGCGGCGTGCTGCGCAAGGGCACCCCCGGCGAGATCGCCACACAGGACAGCGTCAACACCCGCTTCGGCGTCGAGCGCGTCGTCCGCTACGCCTTCGGCAAGGCCGCCGCGCGCCCGCGCAAGAAGCTCACCCTGGTCCACAAGGACAACGTGCTGACCTTCGCCGGCGAGCTGTGGCAGCGCGTCGTGCGCGAGGTCGGCGCGGAGTACTCGGACGTCTCCGTCGACTACCTGCACGTCGACGCCGCCTCCATGTTCTTCGTGACCCAGCCGCGGCGCTTCGACGTCGTCGTCACCGACAACCTCTTCGGCGACATCATCACCGACCTCGGCGCGGCCATCGCCGGCGGCATCGGCCTGGCCGCCAGCGGCAACATCAACCCCGAGCCCGAGTTCCCCAGCATGTTCGAGCCGGTGCACGGCTCGGCCCCCGACATCGCCGGCCAGAGCAAGGCCGACCCCACCGCGACCGTCCTGTCCGCGGCCATCATGCTGGACCACCTCGGCTACGCCGACGCCGCCCGCCAGGTCGAGCAGGCGGTCGGCGAGGACCTGCAGGCCCGGGCGAAGGACGCCACCGTGCGCTCCACCGCCCAGATCGGCGACGACATCGCCGCGCGAGTAGCCACGCAGGGCTGA